One segment of Bombus pascuorum chromosome 6, iyBomPasc1.1, whole genome shotgun sequence DNA contains the following:
- the LOC132907770 gene encoding cytochrome b-c1 complex subunit 8, with protein MGGKRFGELEKVTGVTFFRLSPYEQSPFAGIRQASGRFLKRCRAEFFFITPPFICSYLLMEWANAEFHKLQRKNPKDYENDT; from the exons ATGGGAGGGAAGAGATTTGGAGAACTTGAAAAGGTAACTGGCGTTACATTTTTCCGTCTTAGTCCATATGAACAAAGTCCTTTTGCTGGAATACGCCAGGCTTCTGGACGATTTTTAAAACGCTGTAGAgcggaatttttttttattacaccTC CCTTTATTTGTTCTTACCTGCTAATGGAATGGGCAAATGCTGAATTTCATAAACTACAACGTAAAAATCCAAAAGattatgaaaacgatacataA